A portion of the Sphaerochaeta pleomorpha str. Grapes genome contains these proteins:
- a CDS encoding ABC transporter permease, which yields MKRGKRFGSAVFVSITAILLGIAFSFILIALTGVSPLKAFKVLVSGAFGFSGKVWPLLITLGQSTPLILTGLAAMYGFRVGVFCIAQEGQYVFGAVMAAWLGIQLNLPPYLMVPVIIAASILAGGLYGLIPGLLKVKLGVNEIISSIMLNNIATLALEYLVAFPLRADAGQKAQSAVLDQALWLPQFVKGSRWGISFVIAILLVILSYLYIWKTPGGYEMRMVGKAPMFARYGGIKSERVVLRTMFIGGGLAGLAGCMEILGNYHRIMTGFSSGLGFDGLSVAMLGGSHPFGVMLVAILLAGIRQGAQLGLQINLKIPRELGGVLIALIIFFVATENVYRPVVEMTCKKVSNFFQRSYKNIRGKKESAQ from the coding sequence ATGAAAAGAGGAAAGAGATTTGGAAGTGCTGTTTTTGTCTCGATAACCGCAATTTTGCTCGGAATAGCCTTCTCTTTTATATTAATTGCTTTAACCGGGGTTTCTCCGTTGAAAGCCTTTAAGGTTCTAGTTTCCGGTGCGTTCGGGTTTTCAGGGAAAGTCTGGCCCTTGCTGATTACCTTGGGTCAGTCGACACCCTTGATCTTGACTGGTCTGGCTGCAATGTACGGTTTTCGGGTTGGCGTGTTTTGTATTGCGCAGGAAGGGCAATATGTTTTTGGGGCTGTTATGGCGGCATGGCTGGGAATTCAACTCAATCTTCCTCCTTATCTAATGGTTCCTGTTATTATTGCCGCTTCAATCCTAGCTGGTGGTCTCTATGGTTTGATACCAGGGTTGTTGAAGGTAAAGCTAGGGGTTAACGAGATTATTTCTTCAATTATGCTGAACAACATAGCTACGTTAGCTTTGGAATATCTTGTAGCCTTTCCCCTACGGGCTGATGCCGGGCAAAAAGCCCAGTCTGCGGTACTTGATCAAGCACTCTGGTTACCTCAATTTGTGAAAGGTTCACGGTGGGGAATCTCCTTTGTGATAGCAATACTTCTGGTAATCCTTTCGTATCTATATATCTGGAAAACCCCTGGGGGCTATGAAATGAGAATGGTTGGTAAAGCCCCGATGTTTGCCAGGTATGGTGGCATAAAATCTGAGCGTGTCGTCCTTCGTACCATGTTCATAGGAGGAGGGCTCGCTGGTCTTGCCGGATGCATGGAGATTTTGGGCAATTACCATAGGATTATGACCGGTTTTTCTTCCGGCCTTGGCTTTGATGGCCTTAGTGTTGCAATGCTTGGAGGTTCCCATCCTTTTGGAGTAATGCTAGTTGCTATCCTTCTCGCTGGAATACGGCAGGGTGCCCAATTAGGGCTCCAGATAAACCTTAAAATACCTAGGGAGCTAGGGGGTGTTCTCATTGCTCTGATTATTTTCTTCGTTGCAACTGAGAATGTATATAGACCGGTTGTTGAAATGACCTGTAAAAAAGTGAGCAATTTTTTCCAGAGATCGTATAAAAACATCAGAGGGAAAAAGGAGTCGGCACAATGA
- a CDS encoding ABC transporter ATP-binding protein, with translation MIKLVKYLKPFAIGFLITLAILFVQAICELNLPNLMSDIVNVGLQQNGLEHASPEAISQEGMQLITTFMDSGEKELVSTNYRLVAKDDNSYAQLYPQAGVQFYVKEMQDSNDSSRLDAAFGIATWTMINSLQAMGSQSGSETGMQISTMDISKLYQILPLISQLPPQVLETAHQKALESNETIRNQSGIMLSQLFLVELGADMRSTQSAYILAIGVKMLLIALLGGLATIMVSFLSSRIAARIAKNLRKDVFEKIESFSNNEFDKFSSASLITRCTNDITQIQRFFMMGIRMICYAPIIGIGGVIMALDKSVSMSWIIAVACLVLIGTIMVLMSIVMPKFKAIQILVDKLNLVSRENLTGLMVIRSFGTQDYEKKRFEVANDNLTGTTLFVNRVMSLLFPLMTLVMSGVSLAIVWVGARQIANSALQVGDMMAFMQYSMQIIMAFLMLSMMFILAPRAVVSATRIAEILETENSIVDPKESQAFDEQKKGLLEFRNVSFRYHGAEEDALQDISFVAEPGKMTAIIGSTGSGKSTIANMAMRFYDVTEGAILLDGVDIRQVRQKDLRDKIGYVPQKGILLSGTIASNLLYGKKDATEEEVQTAATVAQAMDFINEKSEGFASEISQGGSNVSGGQKQRLSIARALIKNPEVFIFDDSFSALDFKTDMKLRKALKEHTGTSTVLIIAQRVSTIMKAEQIIVLDEGKIVGKGTHSELLEKCPQYYEIASSQLSEEELA, from the coding sequence TTGATTAAACTGGTAAAATATTTGAAGCCTTTCGCAATTGGTTTCTTGATAACCCTTGCAATTCTTTTTGTGCAGGCAATCTGTGAACTTAATCTTCCGAACCTCATGTCGGATATCGTGAATGTAGGACTTCAGCAAAACGGGTTGGAGCATGCCTCCCCTGAGGCCATCAGCCAAGAAGGAATGCAACTGATTACCACATTCATGGATTCTGGGGAAAAAGAGTTGGTCTCTACAAACTATCGGCTGGTAGCAAAGGATGACAATTCCTATGCGCAACTCTATCCACAGGCAGGGGTACAGTTCTATGTGAAAGAAATGCAGGATAGCAATGATTCCTCTCGTCTTGATGCTGCTTTCGGGATTGCAACCTGGACAATGATCAACAGCCTCCAGGCAATGGGTAGCCAGTCGGGCAGCGAAACGGGGATGCAAATTTCAACTATGGATATTTCAAAGCTCTACCAGATCCTCCCGTTGATCAGCCAATTACCTCCCCAAGTTCTGGAAACAGCCCATCAGAAAGCCTTGGAAAGCAATGAAACTATACGCAACCAAAGTGGAATAATGTTATCGCAACTATTCCTTGTTGAATTGGGTGCCGATATGCGTTCGACCCAGTCTGCCTACATTCTGGCAATCGGGGTGAAGATGTTGCTCATTGCCCTGTTGGGGGGGCTTGCAACTATCATGGTTAGCTTTCTATCATCCCGAATTGCAGCAAGAATTGCAAAGAATCTTAGAAAAGACGTATTTGAGAAGATTGAAAGTTTTTCGAACAATGAATTTGACAAGTTTTCATCTGCTTCCCTTATTACAAGGTGTACAAACGACATAACCCAGATCCAGCGTTTCTTTATGATGGGAATCCGGATGATTTGCTATGCCCCGATCATTGGTATCGGAGGGGTTATCATGGCTTTGGACAAATCCGTTTCCATGAGTTGGATTATCGCGGTTGCCTGCCTTGTTCTCATCGGGACCATCATGGTTTTGATGTCAATCGTCATGCCTAAGTTCAAGGCAATCCAAATCCTGGTAGATAAATTGAACCTGGTTTCGCGGGAAAACCTCACTGGTCTGATGGTCATCCGTTCCTTTGGGACACAGGACTATGAGAAAAAACGGTTCGAAGTTGCCAATGACAACCTGACAGGTACCACCCTCTTTGTAAATAGGGTAATGTCTTTGCTCTTTCCGCTCATGACTTTGGTGATGAGCGGGGTTTCTTTGGCCATTGTCTGGGTAGGGGCCCGTCAGATTGCCAACTCGGCATTGCAAGTAGGCGACATGATGGCTTTCATGCAATATTCCATGCAGATAATCATGGCCTTCCTCATGCTTTCGATGATGTTTATCCTTGCCCCTCGTGCAGTAGTTTCGGCAACCCGCATCGCTGAGATCCTGGAAACCGAGAATTCCATCGTAGATCCTAAAGAGAGCCAAGCCTTCGATGAACAGAAAAAGGGCCTACTGGAATTCAGGAATGTATCTTTTAGGTATCATGGGGCTGAAGAAGATGCCTTGCAGGATATTTCCTTCGTAGCAGAACCTGGGAAAATGACGGCCATTATCGGATCGACCGGTTCTGGAAAATCGACCATAGCCAATATGGCCATGCGCTTTTATGATGTCACCGAAGGTGCAATCCTTTTGGATGGCGTTGATATCCGGCAGGTACGCCAGAAAGATTTGCGTGACAAGATCGGGTATGTCCCCCAGAAGGGCATTCTCCTTTCCGGTACCATAGCCTCGAACTTACTGTATGGGAAGAAAGATGCCACTGAGGAAGAAGTGCAGACTGCAGCCACGGTAGCCCAGGCTATGGATTTTATCAATGAGAAGAGCGAAGGCTTCGCTTCAGAGATTTCCCAAGGTGGTTCCAATGTCTCAGGAGGGCAGAAACAGAGGCTATCCATAGCCAGGGCCTTGATAAAGAACCCCGAGGTTTTCATTTTCGACGACAGCTTTTCTGCCTTGGATTTCAAGACAGATATGAAGCTGCGAAAAGCCCTGAAAGAACATACTGGTACAAGTACCGTTCTCATAATTGCCCAGCGGGTAAGTACCATCATGAAAGCAGAGCAGATTATCGTGCTTGATGAAGGGAAAATCGTCGGGAAGGGAACCCACTCAGAACTGCTGGAAAAATGTCCGCAGTATTATGAGATTGCATCTTCGCAGCTTAGTGAGGAGGAACTTGCATGA
- a CDS encoding ABC transporter permease produces the protein MNALLDFFTMNLLSSSLRLATPVILAALAAALCNKAGVLNLAIEGEMLWGSFVAIVATYLFRNHTAFGVIHPVLATYLGVLVSMGFGALMGWFFAWLHTSFRVNLVILSIAINMLASETTVFLMRAIFHQSGTWSDASIVQLPSYSLPLLSKIPLIGKLFSGYNSIVYVTWILAICMIIVFGKTKYGRHLKAVGENPDAAKSVGISVKNVQYSALILSGAMACLGGAFLSVGHLTLFTRDMSSGRGWLGNAAALFGFNNPGGSFLAGLFFGVADAVALRLQNVTKIPPYIIQILPYFMTLAILGIVSYKAKIRKSRNSLH, from the coding sequence ATGAATGCTTTATTGGATTTTTTTACCATGAATCTCCTTAGTAGCTCGCTAAGGCTTGCCACTCCAGTTATTTTGGCAGCACTTGCAGCAGCTTTATGTAACAAAGCCGGTGTGTTGAACCTTGCCATTGAGGGAGAAATGCTTTGGGGTTCCTTTGTTGCAATCGTGGCGACGTATTTATTTAGGAACCATACTGCCTTTGGGGTCATCCATCCGGTTTTGGCTACCTACTTAGGGGTTCTTGTCTCAATGGGGTTCGGTGCCTTAATGGGTTGGTTTTTTGCCTGGTTGCATACAAGTTTTCGAGTCAATCTTGTTATTTTGTCTATTGCAATCAATATGCTTGCCAGTGAGACTACCGTCTTTTTAATGAGGGCTATCTTCCATCAGTCAGGTACGTGGTCTGATGCAAGCATTGTTCAATTACCTTCCTATTCCCTGCCTTTGTTATCTAAGATTCCCCTGATAGGAAAACTATTTTCTGGGTATAATAGTATTGTGTATGTAACTTGGATTCTGGCAATATGCATGATAATTGTTTTTGGGAAAACTAAATATGGAAGACATCTCAAAGCAGTCGGAGAAAATCCAGATGCTGCAAAATCCGTTGGGATATCTGTCAAAAACGTTCAATACTCAGCTTTAATACTCAGTGGAGCAATGGCATGTCTGGGGGGAGCTTTTCTCTCGGTAGGTCATCTGACCTTGTTTACCAGGGATATGAGTAGTGGTAGGGGATGGCTGGGCAATGCCGCCGCTTTGTTTGGTTTTAATAATCCCGGAGGTTCTTTCTTGGCCGGGTTGTTCTTTGGTGTAGCAGATGCAGTTGCCCTTCGATTGCAGAATGTTACAAAGATTCCACCCTATATCATCCAAATTCTGCCATATTTCATGACTTTGGCAATTCTCGGTATTGTTTCCTATAAAGCCAAGATACGAAAAAGCCGTAATTCACTTCACTAA
- a CDS encoding MarR family winged helix-turn-helix transcriptional regulator, whose product MDVLLKEEFIAAMHRFKKVGRSFLPCCGINMGEFFVMERISRDMPCSSTDISASEMQNHPQFTKPAVSQMLNSLEKKGYVHREIDKNDRRRIVVTLTADGEEVLKQGKTNFNNLVNQAIARFGEENTRQFISLVARLTDITEDLKDISPQDDKKEEHLD is encoded by the coding sequence ATGGATGTTTTATTGAAAGAAGAGTTCATCGCTGCCATGCACCGATTCAAGAAGGTAGGGAGAAGTTTCCTCCCTTGCTGTGGGATCAACATGGGTGAATTCTTTGTCATGGAAAGGATTTCTCGTGATATGCCCTGTTCCAGTACCGATATATCTGCCTCAGAAATGCAGAATCATCCGCAATTTACCAAACCTGCAGTGTCCCAGATGCTCAATTCGCTTGAGAAAAAAGGGTATGTACATCGGGAAATCGACAAGAATGACCGTAGAAGAATTGTAGTTACCCTTACAGCAGATGGTGAGGAAGTTCTCAAACAGGGAAAGACTAATTTCAACAATCTGGTAAACCAGGCTATTGCACGGTTCGGCGAAGAGAATACCCGACAGTTCATCTCCCTTGTAGCCCGACTGACCGATATAACCGAAGACCTGAAGGATATTTCTCCTCAGGATGACAAGAAGGAAGAACACCTTGATTAA
- a CDS encoding amidohydrolase family protein, whose amino-acid sequence MPKRTVLEAKYVLTMDLSFRIYNPGFVVIQGNTIMEVGEGSFPFGPEDEVIQLGNRLLMPGLVNCHNHTPMVLTRGMCEGVSLFTMDGFLNTLRRYESFADGQMASLTTPISCAEMIRTGTTCFADQYFYTDKIFEQVEKSGLRGVLAYGIVELGDATSRERELVKCESFLEMAKDNSRITGWVGPHAFFVDNSLELIKREIALAKKYNSGFHIHFATSNEENDYCIPRFGCSAAQKMEEIGILDIPILAAHSITIGQEDIELLAKHPFFPVMAPSAAMRSGFPAAPVKAMREAGLTVVLGTDNVCNSNSYDMFGEMGTAGKLIIHREQDVKAITAQDLVMMATQGGAKALGKEHEIGSLEAGKKADIIALDLGDIGWGPLCGQDFYTQLVYSVSGLSVTHTMVDGVWLMKDKILQTLDMGQCSQDLEKATTELLRRMEQ is encoded by the coding sequence ATGCCTAAGAGAACAGTTCTTGAAGCAAAATATGTGTTAACCATGGATTTGTCATTTCGTATATATAACCCAGGGTTCGTCGTAATACAAGGAAATACCATCATGGAGGTAGGAGAGGGTTCTTTCCCCTTTGGACCTGAAGATGAGGTAATACAATTGGGGAATCGGTTGCTCATGCCAGGGCTGGTGAACTGTCATAACCATACCCCCATGGTTCTCACCAGGGGAATGTGTGAAGGAGTCTCCCTGTTTACCATGGATGGGTTTCTCAATACGCTCAGACGCTATGAATCGTTTGCAGATGGGCAGATGGCAAGTCTCACTACTCCCATTTCCTGTGCCGAAATGATCCGTACCGGTACGACTTGTTTTGCTGACCAATATTTTTACACAGACAAAATTTTTGAGCAGGTTGAAAAATCAGGCTTGCGTGGTGTGCTGGCCTATGGAATTGTGGAACTAGGGGATGCCACCTCACGGGAGAGAGAACTTGTAAAATGTGAATCATTTTTGGAAATGGCAAAAGACAATAGCCGCATTACTGGATGGGTTGGTCCCCATGCTTTTTTCGTGGACAATAGCTTGGAGCTAATCAAGCGTGAGATTGCCTTAGCGAAGAAATATAATTCAGGATTTCATATTCATTTTGCAACAAGTAATGAAGAGAATGATTATTGTATACCTCGATTTGGATGCTCCGCAGCCCAAAAAATGGAAGAAATCGGTATCTTGGATATACCTATTCTGGCTGCCCATTCGATAACCATTGGCCAAGAAGATATTGAGTTACTTGCAAAACACCCGTTTTTCCCAGTAATGGCTCCATCTGCTGCTATGAGAAGTGGTTTTCCTGCTGCTCCCGTGAAAGCCATGAGGGAAGCAGGTCTTACTGTTGTACTGGGAACAGATAATGTGTGCAATTCGAATAGTTATGATATGTTTGGTGAAATGGGGACCGCTGGAAAGCTGATTATTCATCGTGAGCAGGATGTCAAAGCCATCACTGCCCAGGATTTGGTAATGATGGCTACCCAAGGAGGAGCTAAGGCCTTGGGAAAAGAACATGAGATTGGTTCTCTTGAAGCAGGGAAGAAAGCAGACATCATTGCACTAGACCTTGGCGATATTGGCTGGGGACCTCTTTGCGGGCAAGATTTCTATACGCAACTCGTTTATTCCGTATCAGGCCTAAGTGTTACCCATACAATGGTCGATGGTGTTTGGCTGATGAAAGACAAAATCCTCCAGACGCTAGATATGGGTCAATGTTCACAGGATTTAGAAAAGGCAACTACTGAGTTGCTCCGGAGAATGGAACAGTAA
- a CDS encoding FGGY-family carbohydrate kinase, with amino-acid sequence MNEAFSLGIDIGTTAIKMILVSATGEILGTWTKPHDLLSPKPGYAEEDPMIWENHMYDLLREVVSATDTEKIRAIGVTGMVPALIALGNDKKPLMHSIQQNDIRSEKEIAELESQLDSDWFFSKTGNRVNQQHIFPKILWITRHHPQIIKQIRYILGSYDYLAFLLTGVVQVEHNWALESGMWDLSEDSWLEEIMQLGGVDSKWLPPVSNSTDIIGSTTSKIEQLTGLRAGIPVIAGTADHVASSFCTGARRAGDLVFKLGGAGDILLALDHLVTDNRLFIDYGCSSGVPYLLNGCTASSGSMLKWFQKEFSFADFTVMDERASVVPPGSEGVVILPYFLGEKTPLFDVDAKGVIYGLSLSHSKDHVYRAMLESVAFSFRHHIEVFTELGLPIQRVFITNGGSKSTLWRSIMADVTGFDLQYVKHNPGSCLGAALLAGIGCGLMEEKVADRFLEETITIPFSVENHARYGRPYETFRLIYEALKPITKKA; translated from the coding sequence ATGAATGAAGCTTTTTCTTTGGGAATCGATATCGGTACCACTGCCATCAAAATGATCTTGGTGTCTGCTACAGGTGAGATACTAGGAACTTGGACAAAACCCCATGACCTTTTGAGTCCGAAACCTGGTTATGCAGAAGAAGACCCGATGATTTGGGAAAACCATATGTATGATTTATTGCGTGAGGTTGTTTCGGCAACGGATACGGAAAAAATCAGGGCAATTGGTGTTACGGGAATGGTTCCTGCCTTAATCGCCTTAGGCAATGATAAGAAACCTTTGATGCATTCAATCCAGCAGAATGATATTCGCTCAGAAAAAGAAATAGCTGAATTGGAATCTCAGCTTGATTCTGACTGGTTTTTTTCAAAAACAGGAAACCGTGTCAACCAGCAGCATATTTTCCCTAAAATCCTCTGGATTACCAGACATCATCCACAAATAATAAAGCAGATACGCTATATTCTGGGTTCTTACGACTATCTGGCGTTTCTCTTGACCGGGGTTGTCCAGGTCGAACATAACTGGGCTCTGGAAAGTGGCATGTGGGATTTATCCGAAGATTCCTGGCTGGAAGAAATCATGCAACTCGGGGGTGTGGATAGCAAATGGCTTCCTCCCGTTTCAAACTCGACTGATATTATTGGCTCTACAACCTCTAAAATTGAGCAATTGACAGGACTTAGGGCAGGAATTCCGGTAATCGCAGGGACTGCAGACCATGTAGCCTCTTCCTTCTGTACCGGAGCTAGGAGAGCAGGGGATCTCGTTTTCAAACTCGGTGGAGCCGGGGATATTCTGCTTGCCTTGGATCATCTGGTCACGGACAACCGGCTATTTATTGATTACGGTTGCAGTTCAGGTGTCCCATATCTGCTCAATGGCTGTACTGCCAGTAGCGGCTCAATGCTCAAATGGTTCCAAAAAGAATTTTCCTTTGCCGATTTTACGGTGATGGATGAACGGGCCTCTGTTGTCCCCCCCGGTTCCGAGGGGGTTGTAATCCTCCCGTATTTTCTAGGAGAGAAAACGCCCTTGTTCGATGTCGATGCAAAAGGAGTTATCTATGGGTTGTCTCTCTCCCATTCCAAAGATCACGTTTATCGGGCAATGCTTGAATCGGTAGCCTTTAGTTTTCGTCATCATATTGAAGTTTTTACTGAACTTGGGTTACCTATACAACGGGTGTTCATAACCAACGGGGGGTCCAAAAGTACCCTCTGGCGTTCAATAATGGCCGATGTGACAGGGTTTGATTTACAGTATGTAAAACACAATCCTGGGTCTTGTCTGGGAGCTGCCCTGCTGGCTGGTATAGGATGTGGCCTTATGGAGGAAAAGGTTGCAGACCGTTTTCTTGAGGAAACGATTACCATTCCTTTTTCAGTGGAAAATCATGCAAGGTATGGACGTCCTTATGAAACTTTCCGATTAATCTATGAAGCGTTGAAACCTATTACGAAAAAAGCCTAG
- a CDS encoding ABC transporter ATP-binding protein — MKEVIKFENISRFYSETNVQANHAVSFSIVEGEIHAICGENGAGKSTLMNILFGLEQADNGTIYVGGDPVHFKNPSEAIETGIGMVHQHFMVVNSFTVAENVVLGMETTRLGLLNHRKEIAFVKELSRKYHLPIDPDAITETLPVGLLQRLEILKMLARNVKILILDEPTAVLTPSEVKEFLQTLRGLAKNGTTILFISHKLQEVLDVSDRITVMRKGMVIGTRETKETSIADLANMMVGRDVVLQVFKKKAEPKDIVLSVENLRFRNGSGIVKLDSVSMQIRSGEIYGVAGVSGNGQDALVSCICGMIQPTSGKIRLLGKDISLMTVQGRRKEGIAHVPEDRLAMGLNPEASVSENTLLGFEDRKEFRRGCLLNEEVCNIHAQQIIDSYSIAGATIDSPVIKLSGGNMQKVVLGRELATNPKLLIVNQPTRGLDVGSIEFVHRMIVEQRDAGVAVLLVSVELEEILSLSDRVGVMYSGKIQGELQGSEINEQTIGLLMVGGISI; from the coding sequence ATGAAAGAAGTGATTAAGTTTGAGAATATAAGTCGATTCTATTCCGAAACAAATGTACAGGCAAACCATGCTGTAAGCTTTTCCATTGTAGAGGGAGAAATCCATGCTATCTGTGGAGAAAACGGAGCTGGAAAATCTACGCTCATGAACATTCTGTTTGGTCTGGAACAGGCTGATAACGGTACTATCTATGTGGGTGGAGATCCTGTCCATTTTAAAAACCCTTCTGAGGCTATCGAGACAGGAATAGGTATGGTACATCAGCATTTTATGGTGGTGAATTCCTTTACTGTAGCAGAGAATGTTGTGCTGGGGATGGAAACTACTCGTCTTGGGTTACTCAACCATCGAAAAGAAATTGCCTTCGTCAAGGAATTATCCCGGAAGTATCATTTGCCCATCGATCCTGATGCCATAACTGAAACACTGCCTGTAGGGCTTCTTCAGAGACTGGAAATTCTCAAGATGCTTGCCCGTAATGTCAAGATTCTCATTCTTGATGAGCCGACTGCCGTGCTTACCCCCTCAGAGGTCAAGGAATTTCTCCAGACCCTTCGGGGATTGGCAAAAAATGGAACGACCATCTTGTTCATAAGCCATAAATTGCAGGAAGTCTTGGATGTTTCCGACCGAATAACTGTAATGCGAAAAGGTATGGTGATTGGTACGCGGGAAACAAAGGAGACCTCCATAGCAGATCTTGCAAATATGATGGTTGGCAGAGATGTGGTTCTACAGGTCTTTAAGAAAAAAGCCGAGCCCAAAGATATCGTCCTTTCTGTTGAAAACCTACGATTCCGTAATGGAAGCGGAATTGTAAAGTTGGATTCAGTATCGATGCAGATTCGCTCAGGTGAAATCTATGGTGTAGCAGGAGTGAGTGGCAATGGTCAGGATGCTTTGGTTTCCTGCATTTGCGGAATGATACAGCCAACATCAGGGAAAATACGTCTTCTTGGAAAGGATATTTCCCTGATGACTGTACAAGGAAGGCGAAAAGAAGGGATTGCCCATGTCCCTGAAGACCGGCTTGCAATGGGGCTAAATCCTGAAGCCTCAGTTTCTGAAAATACTTTGCTTGGATTTGAAGATAGAAAAGAGTTCCGAAGAGGCTGTTTGCTAAACGAAGAGGTATGCAATATTCATGCACAGCAGATTATTGATTCCTATTCCATAGCAGGAGCGACCATTGATAGTCCTGTGATTAAGCTGAGTGGTGGAAATATGCAGAAAGTAGTGTTAGGACGTGAACTGGCGACTAATCCCAAGTTACTGATAGTCAATCAACCGACGAGAGGGCTTGATGTAGGTAGCATTGAGTTTGTTCATAGAATGATAGTCGAGCAGAGGGATGCAGGGGTCGCTGTACTGCTTGTTTCCGTTGAACTTGAGGAAATTCTTTCACTTAGTGACCGCGTAGGCGTAATGTATTCAGGAAAAATTCAGGGGGAATTGCAGGGCTCTGAAATTAACGAACAAACTATCGGCCTGTTAATGGTTGGAGGCATATCAATATGA
- a CDS encoding BMP family ABC transporter substrate-binding protein, producing the protein MKKKFCFVVLMVLAASISLFASGAKESAAVEAEKDLITVAVVLPSPLGDRSFCDSAAIGVERANKELPVKVDLIETQGVHEHETAMRSAINKGYDLILGVGLDTQMMLDLATEYPEQLFGSPSELFAEKLPSNLASLLINVNKSSFLAGVVSGMLTKTDKVGVVCGGDAPGINQFYYGFKQGVLAVNPECKVYVNYLGFDFSNPTLGKESAIALYDEGCDILYQVCGLSGEGVLAAAAERNLFAIGVDNVQDGFYPGHIITSVIKRVDNSTYDLIKEYVQGTFQGGFRTLDMEDGATGLSWDTGVTTFADKGPSDMVAKLPEIQKVAADYRAKILSGEYKVYDALTEPLWESLK; encoded by the coding sequence ATGAAAAAAAAGTTCTGTTTTGTTGTGCTCATGGTTCTGGCAGCCTCTATTTCACTTTTTGCAAGTGGAGCAAAGGAATCAGCTGCAGTAGAAGCCGAAAAAGACCTGATTACAGTTGCTGTTGTCCTTCCCAGCCCCCTTGGGGATCGTTCTTTCTGTGATAGCGCTGCAATTGGAGTTGAACGGGCAAATAAGGAATTGCCTGTCAAAGTAGATTTAATTGAGACCCAAGGGGTCCATGAGCACGAAACAGCAATGCGAAGTGCCATTAATAAAGGATATGACTTGATTCTTGGAGTTGGACTGGACACTCAAATGATGCTGGATTTGGCAACTGAATATCCTGAACAGTTGTTTGGATCCCCAAGCGAACTGTTTGCAGAAAAACTTCCTTCGAACCTTGCTTCCCTCTTAATCAATGTGAATAAATCCAGTTTCCTAGCGGGTGTTGTGAGCGGTATGCTTACAAAGACTGATAAAGTCGGTGTAGTCTGCGGTGGTGATGCCCCTGGTATCAATCAGTTCTACTATGGCTTTAAGCAAGGTGTTCTCGCTGTTAATCCCGAATGTAAGGTGTATGTAAACTATCTTGGATTCGATTTTTCGAACCCTACCCTGGGAAAAGAAAGCGCAATCGCCTTGTATGATGAAGGCTGTGACATTCTTTATCAGGTCTGTGGACTTTCTGGAGAAGGTGTTCTTGCTGCCGCTGCAGAGCGTAATCTGTTTGCTATCGGGGTAGACAATGTCCAGGATGGATTTTATCCAGGGCATATCATTACCTCTGTAATCAAAAGGGTAGATAACAGTACCTATGATTTAATCAAAGAATATGTACAAGGAACTTTCCAGGGGGGCTTCCGTACCCTTGATATGGAAGATGGGGCAACAGGACTTTCCTGGGATACGGGTGTAACTACCTTTGCTGACAAAGGACCTTCCGATATGGTAGCTAAACTTCCTGAAATCCAGAAGGTCGCTGCTGATTATCGGGCAAAGATTCTGAGCGGTGAGTATAAGGTATATGATGCATTAACCGAACCTCTCTGGGAATCTCTCAAGTAA